The genomic DNA TCCGGATTGACTGTTGGGCACACGCTTGAAATCATCATTGATGTGACACCCGATATGCACGCAAGCTTTGAAGGGGAAGTGGTCCACCCGGTCTATTCCACCGTCCAAATGGTCTATCACATGGAATGGGCATCCCGTCAAATCATCCTTCCTTTCCTGGAAGAAGAGGAAGAAGGGATGGGTGCCGAAGTAAAGGTGATGCATCGTTCACCAGCACGGACGGGAACCCGGTTGAGCATCACGGCCACCGTGACCCGAATGAATGAAAGAGGCATTTGGACGGAGATCATGATCCGACGGAAGGAAACGGACTCCATTGTAGGAGAAGGGGAAGTAAGGCAGGTTGTGCTTCCGAAACAAACAATCGCTGAACGTATCGGGACTGATTGAAGACGATAAGGGGGAACTCGCATGGCAAGCCTATCCGATAAAATGAAAACGTTTACAAAAGAGACGGAGGTCAGGGGGATGGACATGTTCGATCAGATCAAGAATCATGAGCAGGTCCTGTTCTGCAACGATGAAGAGACCGGTTTGAAAGCAATCATCGCCATACATAATACCACTCTCGGACCTGCACTCGGCGGGTGCCGGATGATGCCGTATGCTTCGGTGGATGCGGCATTGAACGACGTACTCAGATTGTCTAGGGGCATGACATACAAATGCGCGGCAGCAGACGTGGACTTTGGCGGGGGTAAGGCGGTCATCATCGGTGACCCGACCAAAGATAAACATCCCGAGCTGTTCAGGGCATTCGGGCAATTCGTTGAATCACTTCAAGGAAGGTTCTACACAGGGACTGATATGGGCACGTCACCG from Rossellomorea marisflavi includes the following:
- a CDS encoding thioesterase family protein — encoded protein: MKSGLTVGHTLEIIIDVTPDMHASFEGEVVHPVYSTVQMVYHMEWASRQIILPFLEEEEEGMGAEVKVMHRSPARTGTRLSITATVTRMNERGIWTEIMIRRKETDSIVGEGEVRQVVLPKQTIAERIGTD